The following are from one region of the Cyanobium gracile PCC 6307 genome:
- a CDS encoding leucyl aminopeptidase, producing MEFRCLAVDRDGQRPLTESWTGDTLVVGLFAGGGGGGRDLVEELVGEALEGWLQRRRFEAKSGQSLTLERPGAIPATLILVGLGDPAEFGLDALRQAGAGAARTAASAGAEQLGLWFPLEGLEPAAAAAAMAEAVRLGLYDDQRFKSEAEPRSLPGQVTLLGLAESAAAGLAHVAATCSGVELARRLVAAPPNKATPQSLADEAAAIADAFGLELKVLERADCEALGMGAFLGVAQGSDLPPKFIHLTYRPVGPVTRRVVLVGKGLTFDSGGYNLKTAGSQIEMMKYDMGGSAAVLGAARAIAEIRPAGLEVHVIVASCENMISGGAIHPGDVLTASNGKTIEINNTDAEGRLTLADALVYACGLEPDAIVDLATLTGACVIALGEEIAGLWSPSDGLAEALLAAGTAGGEALWRMPLRGSYRKGLKSHVADMKNTGPRPGGSITAALFLQDFVTRGLPWAHLDIAGTVWSDKARGLDPAGATGFGVRTLVAWLVAGAAA from the coding sequence ATGGAGTTTCGCTGTCTTGCCGTTGACCGGGACGGCCAACGTCCGCTCACCGAGAGCTGGACGGGGGACACCCTGGTGGTGGGGCTGTTCGCCGGCGGCGGCGGCGGTGGGCGGGACCTGGTCGAAGAGCTGGTGGGAGAAGCCCTCGAGGGCTGGCTGCAGCGCCGCCGCTTCGAGGCCAAGAGTGGCCAGTCCCTCACCCTGGAGCGGCCAGGCGCCATCCCGGCCACGCTGATCCTGGTGGGCCTGGGGGATCCGGCCGAGTTCGGCCTCGACGCCCTGCGCCAGGCCGGAGCCGGTGCGGCCCGCACGGCCGCCAGCGCCGGCGCCGAGCAGCTCGGACTCTGGTTCCCCCTGGAGGGGCTCGAGCCGGCGGCGGCGGCGGCGGCCATGGCGGAGGCGGTGCGGCTCGGCCTCTACGACGACCAGCGCTTCAAGAGCGAGGCCGAGCCCCGCTCCCTGCCGGGCCAGGTGACCCTGCTGGGGTTGGCGGAGAGCGCCGCGGCGGGCCTGGCCCATGTGGCGGCCACCTGCAGCGGCGTGGAACTGGCCCGGCGGCTGGTGGCGGCTCCGCCCAACAAGGCGACCCCCCAGTCGCTGGCCGATGAGGCCGCCGCCATCGCCGACGCCTTCGGGCTCGAGCTCAAGGTGCTGGAGCGGGCCGACTGCGAAGCCCTCGGCATGGGGGCCTTTCTGGGGGTGGCCCAGGGCTCCGATCTGCCCCCCAAGTTCATCCATCTCACCTACCGGCCCGTCGGGCCGGTGACCCGGCGGGTGGTGCTGGTGGGCAAGGGGCTCACCTTCGATTCCGGCGGTTACAACCTCAAGACCGCCGGCTCCCAGATCGAGATGATGAAGTACGACATGGGCGGCAGCGCCGCCGTGCTGGGGGCGGCCCGCGCCATCGCCGAGATCCGTCCCGCCGGCCTGGAGGTGCATGTGATCGTGGCCAGTTGCGAAAACATGATCAGTGGCGGCGCCATCCACCCGGGTGACGTGCTCACCGCCTCCAACGGCAAGACGATCGAGATCAACAACACCGACGCGGAGGGGCGTCTCACCCTGGCCGATGCCCTCGTCTACGCCTGCGGCCTGGAGCCCGATGCCATCGTCGATCTCGCCACCCTCACCGGCGCCTGCGTGATCGCCCTGGGCGAGGAGATCGCCGGACTCTGGTCCCCCAGTGACGGCCTGGCCGAGGCCCTGCTCGCTGCCGGCACGGCCGGTGGCGAGGCCCTCTGGCGCATGCCCCTGCGCGGCTCCTACAGGAAGGGGCTCAAGAGCCACGTCGCCGACATGAAGAACACCGGCCCGCGGCCGGGGGGCTCGATCACCGCCGCCCTCTTCCTGCAGGACTTCGTCACCCGGGGGCTGCCCTGGGCCCACCTCGACATCGCCGGCACCGTCTGGAGCGACAAGGCGAGGGGGCTGGATCCGGCGGGGGCCACCGGCTTCGGTGTACGCACCCTGGTGGCCTGGCTGGTGGCCGGCGCCGCGGCCTGA
- the fabZ gene encoding 3-hydroxyacyl-ACP dehydratase FabZ, which produces MTVLPSAAPEAASAASHATPAGPAADTARAVVLSSEQILNLLPHRYPFALVDRVVEYVPGQRAVALKNVTFNEPQFQGHFPGRPLMPGVLIVEAMAQVGGLIVTQMPDLPKGLFVFAGIDGVRFRRPVVPGDQLLITCELLSLKRKRFGKVHATATVDGERVCSGELMFSLVD; this is translated from the coding sequence TTGACCGTTCTTCCCTCCGCCGCTCCCGAGGCCGCCTCGGCCGCATCCCACGCCACGCCCGCTGGCCCCGCAGCGGACACGGCCCGGGCCGTGGTGCTCAGCAGCGAACAGATCCTCAACCTGCTCCCCCACCGCTATCCCTTCGCCCTGGTGGATCGGGTGGTGGAGTACGTCCCCGGCCAGCGGGCGGTGGCCCTCAAGAACGTCACCTTCAACGAGCCCCAGTTCCAGGGCCATTTCCCCGGCCGGCCCCTGATGCCAGGCGTCCTGATCGTCGAGGCCATGGCCCAGGTGGGGGGGCTGATCGTCACCCAGATGCCCGATCTGCCCAAGGGCCTGTTCGTTTTCGCCGGCATTGACGGCGTCCGCTTCCGCCGGCCCGTCGTGCCCGGCGACCAGTTGCTGATCACGTGCGAACTGCTCAGCCTCAAGCGCAAGCGCTTCGGCAAGGTGCACGCCACCGCCACGGTCGATGGCGAGCGCGTCTGCTCGGGCGAGCTGATGTTCTCGCTCGTGGACTGA
- the lpxC gene encoding UDP-3-O-acyl-N-acetylglucosamine deacetylase, giving the protein MTSWPSDYRQAWTLRSSVERSGVGLHSGAVSRVRLGPSERPGYWLGWLDAPELPMQRLGPTQVSDTRLCTCLQVGERRLATVEHLLAALAGTGVSQAELWVEGEEIPLLDGSGLPWVEAIAEAGLSDRGERLEPPLPPLPLTLGQGLGFVAALPSERLRLAAAIEFPQAAIGRQLYALDLTPERFVAEIAPARTFGFREQVEQLLAAGLIRGGALDNALVCDGDDWLNPPLRFADEPVRHKLLDLLGDLALVGLPRAHVFAYRGSHGLHTAMAAALAAQAPHLTVPVPTH; this is encoded by the coding sequence GTGACCAGCTGGCCCAGTGACTATCGCCAGGCCTGGACCCTCCGCTCCAGCGTGGAGCGCTCCGGGGTCGGGCTGCACAGCGGTGCCGTCTCCCGGGTCCGCCTCGGCCCCTCGGAGCGGCCGGGCTACTGGCTGGGCTGGCTGGACGCCCCGGAGCTCCCGATGCAGCGCCTCGGCCCCACCCAGGTCAGTGACACCCGCCTGTGCACCTGCCTGCAGGTGGGTGAGCGCCGCCTGGCAACGGTGGAGCATCTGCTGGCGGCCCTGGCCGGCACCGGGGTGAGCCAGGCGGAACTGTGGGTGGAAGGGGAGGAGATCCCTCTGCTCGACGGCTCCGGCCTGCCCTGGGTGGAGGCGATCGCCGAGGCGGGGCTCAGCGACCGGGGCGAGCGCCTCGAGCCCCCGTTGCCGCCGCTGCCCCTCACCCTCGGCCAGGGGCTGGGGTTCGTCGCGGCGCTGCCGAGCGAGCGCCTGCGCCTGGCGGCGGCGATCGAGTTTCCCCAGGCGGCCATCGGCCGCCAGCTCTATGCCCTCGATCTCACGCCGGAGCGCTTCGTGGCAGAGATCGCCCCGGCCCGCACCTTCGGCTTCCGGGAGCAGGTGGAACAGCTGCTGGCCGCGGGCCTGATCCGCGGCGGCGCCCTCGACAACGCCCTGGTCTGTGATGGAGACGACTGGCTGAATCCGCCCCTGCGCTTCGCCGACGAACCGGTGCGCCATAAGCTGCTGGACCTGCTGGGAGATCTGGCGTTGGTGGGCCTGCCGCGGGCCCATGTCTTTGCCTACCGCGGTTCCCATGGCCTGCACACCGCCATGGCCGCGGCCCTTGCGGCCCAGGCGCCCCACCTGACCGTACCCGTACCGACCCACTGA
- a CDS encoding BamA/TamA family outer membrane protein has translation MIGVRLGRPHILRSVTPRAATASLPLLVALLLAGGQARAAESPPGQGQPPTGTVAQAGADPFAGPADATPPAGAAPATPAPGASPAPAPAPAPAPTATPGATPGPPAASDDRPGRPSLAPAPAPSASAEPRVLISEVVIEGLADHPERERLELAAYAAMVVTPGNAITRSELETDLQAIYATGWFSDVRIQPQDGPLGVRLVVSVVPNPVLTKVSLDPADAKVPETVVQETFAGDYGKTLNLVTLQGRMQELQKWYADQGFSLARVTGPSRIGPDGDVQLLVRQGTVKGVEVQFLNKEGSATNDKGQPIKGKTKEWVITREISIKTGEIFNRRNLEDDLKRLYGTGLFSDVKVTLRPEPEDPGSVVIVLGVVEQSTGSLSGGLGYSQSQGVFGQIQVQDSNLFGRAWDLSTSFTYGQFGGLADISFSDPWIKGDKYRTAFRFKAFVSRDAPQVFQSQNNGNFFTVSDFYQAPGTEVAYNIFSPFNPLLDVFPSVTAARIAAETSGQNLSWFQFDGNSVLIQRVGANVQFVRPLNGGNPFKRAPWTVLLGLTGQVATPMDFSGTSRRFALATPNEATSLLAAPTSSFICVAFNCAARNQLVGLRLAATMSTLNDPRNPTQGNFLSIGTEQFFSVGPDSPTFNRIRGSFTHYIPVRWLKFYKGCRPKAGETEDCKQALAFQVSAGTVIGDLPPYEAFCLGGGNSVRGYFDCDLGVGRSFGEATIEYRFPLFSIVSGELFIDGGTTFGSQAKVPGNLGGLLNKPGSGFSIGTGLIVTTPVGPLRLEVASQDFTGEWRFNLGVGWKF, from the coding sequence ATGATTGGCGTTCGCCTCGGCAGGCCCCACATCCTTCGAAGCGTCACGCCCAGGGCGGCGACCGCCTCCCTTCCTCTCCTGGTGGCCCTGCTGCTGGCCGGTGGCCAGGCCCGGGCCGCCGAAAGTCCCCCCGGCCAGGGCCAGCCCCCCACCGGCACCGTGGCCCAAGCCGGCGCCGATCCCTTCGCGGGCCCTGCGGACGCCACCCCGCCGGCGGGGGCGGCCCCGGCGACGCCCGCCCCCGGCGCCAGCCCGGCCCCGGCCCCCGCTCCGGCACCGGCACCGACCGCCACCCCCGGGGCCACCCCCGGCCCGCCCGCCGCCAGCGACGATCGGCCCGGCAGGCCTTCCCTGGCGCCGGCTCCCGCTCCCTCCGCCTCGGCCGAACCCCGGGTGCTGATCAGTGAGGTGGTGATCGAAGGCCTCGCTGACCACCCCGAGCGTGAACGGCTCGAGCTGGCAGCCTATGCCGCCATGGTGGTCACCCCCGGCAACGCCATCACCCGCAGCGAGCTGGAAACGGACCTGCAGGCCATCTACGCCACCGGCTGGTTCTCCGATGTGCGCATCCAGCCCCAGGACGGCCCCCTGGGGGTGCGGCTGGTGGTCTCGGTGGTGCCCAACCCCGTGCTCACCAAGGTGAGCCTGGATCCGGCTGACGCCAAGGTGCCGGAGACCGTGGTGCAGGAGACCTTCGCCGGCGATTACGGCAAGACCCTCAACCTGGTGACCCTGCAGGGCCGCATGCAGGAGCTGCAGAAGTGGTACGCCGATCAGGGCTTCTCCCTGGCCCGCGTCACCGGCCCCTCCCGGATCGGCCCCGACGGCGACGTGCAGCTGCTGGTGCGCCAGGGGACCGTTAAGGGCGTGGAGGTCCAGTTCCTCAACAAGGAGGGATCGGCCACCAACGACAAGGGCCAGCCGATCAAGGGCAAGACCAAGGAATGGGTGATCACCCGGGAGATCTCCATCAAGACCGGCGAGATCTTCAACCGCCGCAACCTGGAGGACGACCTCAAGCGTCTCTACGGCACCGGCCTGTTCAGCGACGTCAAGGTGACCCTGCGTCCCGAACCGGAGGATCCCGGCTCGGTGGTGATCGTGCTGGGGGTGGTCGAGCAATCGACCGGGTCTCTGTCGGGGGGTCTGGGCTACAGCCAGAGCCAGGGGGTCTTCGGCCAGATCCAGGTGCAGGACAGCAACCTGTTCGGCCGGGCCTGGGACCTCTCCACCAGCTTCACCTACGGCCAGTTCGGCGGCCTGGCCGACATCTCCTTCAGCGACCCCTGGATCAAGGGGGACAAGTACCGGACTGCCTTCCGCTTCAAGGCCTTCGTCAGCCGGGACGCCCCCCAGGTGTTCCAGAGCCAGAACAACGGCAACTTCTTCACCGTCTCCGACTTCTACCAGGCCCCGGGCACCGAGGTCGCCTACAACATCTTCTCGCCGTTCAACCCCCTCCTCGACGTTTTCCCGTCGGTGACGGCGGCCCGCATCGCCGCCGAGACCAGCGGCCAGAACCTCAGCTGGTTCCAGTTCGACGGCAACAGCGTGCTGATCCAGCGCGTCGGGGCCAACGTTCAGTTCGTGCGTCCCCTCAACGGCGGCAACCCCTTCAAGCGGGCACCCTGGACCGTGCTGCTGGGGCTGACCGGCCAGGTGGCGACGCCGATGGACTTCTCGGGCACCTCCCGCCGCTTCGCTCTGGCCACCCCGAACGAGGCCACCTCGCTGCTGGCCGCCCCCACCAGTTCGTTCATCTGCGTGGCCTTCAACTGCGCGGCCCGCAACCAGCTGGTGGGCCTGCGGCTGGCGGCGACGATGAGCACCCTGAACGATCCCCGCAACCCCACCCAGGGCAACTTCCTCAGCATCGGCACCGAGCAGTTCTTCTCGGTGGGCCCCGATTCCCCCACCTTCAACCGGATCCGGGGCAGCTTCACCCACTACATCCCGGTGCGCTGGCTGAAGTTCTACAAGGGCTGCCGGCCGAAGGCCGGCGAAACCGAGGACTGCAAGCAGGCCCTGGCCTTCCAGGTGTCCGCCGGCACGGTGATCGGCGACCTACCGCCCTATGAGGCCTTCTGCCTGGGCGGCGGCAACTCGGTGCGGGGCTACTTCGACTGCGATCTGGGCGTCGGCCGCAGCTTCGGCGAGGCCACGATCGAATACCGCTTCCCCCTGTTCAGCATCGTCAGCGGCGAGCTATTCATCGACGGTGGCACCACCTTCGGCAGCCAGGCGAAGGTGCCGGGCAACCTCGGCGGCCTGCTCAACAAGCCGGGCTCCGGCTTCTCGATCGGCACCGGCCTGATCGTCACCACCCCCGTCGGTCCGCTGCGCCTGGAGGTGGCCAGCCAGGACTTCACCGGCGAGTGGCGCTTCAACCTCGGCGTGGGCTGGAAGTTCTAG
- the purC gene encoding phosphoribosylaminoimidazolesuccinocarboxamide synthase → MTRSPATGPLLYEGKAKRVYATDRNDVVAVEYKDDATAFNALKKAQLLGKGALNCRISALLFEHLDRLGVPTHYLGLHGEHWMMVRPVRVVPVEVVVRNVAAGSLCRQMPMAAGTPLDPPLLDLYYKDDALGDPLLSEARLERLQLLTPDQLEAIRKLAFRVNDVLRDLFARVELELVDFKIELGFTADHTLVVADEISPDTCRLWKRSVSDAQERILDKDRFRQDLGGVVEAYGEVLKRVQGVCPEPRVYG, encoded by the coding sequence ATGACCCGCTCCCCTGCCACCGGCCCCCTCCTCTACGAAGGCAAGGCGAAGCGGGTGTACGCCACCGACCGGAACGACGTGGTGGCCGTCGAGTACAAGGACGACGCCACGGCCTTCAATGCCCTCAAGAAGGCCCAGCTCCTCGGCAAGGGGGCCCTGAACTGTCGGATTTCGGCCCTGCTGTTCGAACACCTGGACAGGCTGGGGGTGCCCACGCACTACCTGGGACTGCACGGGGAGCACTGGATGATGGTGCGGCCGGTGCGGGTGGTGCCGGTGGAGGTGGTGGTGCGGAACGTCGCCGCCGGTTCCCTCTGCCGCCAGATGCCGATGGCGGCGGGCACCCCCCTGGACCCGCCCTTGCTCGACCTGTACTACAAGGACGACGCCCTGGGTGACCCCCTGCTCAGCGAAGCCCGGCTGGAGCGACTGCAGCTGCTCACCCCCGACCAGCTGGAGGCAATCCGGAAACTGGCCTTCCGCGTCAACGACGTCCTGCGCGATCTCTTCGCCCGGGTGGAGCTCGAACTGGTGGATTTCAAGATCGAACTGGGGTTCACCGCCGACCACACCCTGGTGGTGGCGGACGAGATCAGCCCCGACACCTGCCGCCTCTGGAAACGGTCGGTGAGCGATGCCCAGGAGCGGATCCTGGACAAGGATCGATTCCGACAGGACCTGGGCGGCGTTGTCGAGGCCTACGGGGAGGTCCTCAAACGGGTCCAAGGGGTCTGTCCTGAACCACGGGTCTACGGGTAA
- the lpxA gene encoding acyl-ACP--UDP-N-acetylglucosamine O-acyltransferase, translated as MTTSVHPTALVDPRARLGSGVEIGPYAVIGPEVEIGEGSRIGPHVVIDGRVRMGKGNRIFPGACIGLEPQDLKYGGAPTEVVMGDENTIRECVTINRATAEGESTVLGNGNLLMAYSHIGHNCQLADRIVIANGVAVAGHVVIGERAVIGGVLGIHQFVHIGSLAMVGGMSRIDRDVPPFMTVEGHPGRIRGLNRVGLRRSGMAQLDDGAQFRQLQDLWTLIYRSDLVLAAALRQARERPLLAAADELCAFLEASVGPGRRGPLPAQR; from the coding sequence ATGACGACATCCGTCCATCCCACGGCCCTGGTAGATCCGAGGGCCCGGCTGGGTTCCGGCGTGGAGATCGGGCCCTATGCCGTGATCGGTCCGGAGGTGGAGATCGGCGAGGGCAGTCGCATCGGTCCCCACGTGGTGATCGACGGGCGGGTGCGGATGGGCAAGGGCAACCGGATCTTCCCGGGGGCCTGCATCGGCCTCGAACCCCAGGACCTCAAGTACGGCGGCGCCCCCACCGAAGTGGTGATGGGCGATGAGAACACGATCCGGGAGTGCGTCACCATCAACCGCGCCACCGCCGAAGGGGAGAGCACTGTCCTGGGCAACGGCAATCTGCTGATGGCCTACAGCCACATCGGCCACAACTGCCAGCTGGCCGACCGCATCGTCATCGCCAACGGAGTCGCGGTCGCGGGCCACGTGGTGATCGGCGAGCGCGCCGTGATCGGCGGGGTGCTCGGCATCCACCAGTTCGTCCACATCGGCAGCCTGGCGATGGTGGGCGGCATGAGCCGCATCGACCGGGACGTGCCCCCGTTCATGACGGTGGAGGGCCACCCCGGCCGCATCCGGGGACTGAACCGGGTCGGGCTGCGCCGCAGCGGCATGGCCCAGCTCGACGACGGCGCCCAGTTCCGCCAGCTCCAGGATCTCTGGACCCTCATCTACCGCAGCGATCTGGTGCTGGCCGCCGCCCTGCGCCAGGCCCGGGAGCGGCCCCTGCTGGCCGCGGCCGATGAGCTGTGCGCCTTCCTGGAGGCGTCGGTGGGGCCGGGCCGGCGCGGACCGCTGCCGGCCCAGCGCTGA
- the msrA gene encoding peptide-methionine (S)-S-oxide reductase MsrA has product MRLIALVLGLLLALGGPVAPALAATEEAVLAGGCFWCLEHDLEVLPGVLDVESGYSGGKGANPTYRQVSAGGTGHQEVVRVRFDNTEIRYDTLLRAYWRNIDPLDGGGQFCDRGDSYRPVIFTTSANQAVEARNSLVAAARELGKPAAAIKVAIRPLAKFWPAEGYHQNYAKRNGVRYNYYRWSCGRDRRLDAVWGRRARTSQRWKGS; this is encoded by the coding sequence ATGCGATTGATCGCCCTGGTGCTTGGCCTGCTGCTGGCCCTCGGCGGGCCGGTGGCCCCAGCCCTGGCGGCCACCGAGGAGGCCGTGCTGGCCGGCGGCTGTTTCTGGTGCCTGGAGCACGATCTGGAGGTACTCCCCGGGGTCCTCGACGTGGAGAGCGGCTACAGCGGCGGCAAGGGGGCCAACCCCACCTACCGGCAGGTCTCGGCCGGGGGAACCGGCCACCAGGAGGTGGTCCGGGTGCGCTTCGACAACACCGAGATCCGCTACGACACCCTGCTGAGGGCCTACTGGCGCAACATCGATCCCCTCGACGGCGGTGGCCAGTTCTGCGACCGCGGCGATTCCTACCGGCCCGTGATCTTCACCACCAGCGCCAACCAGGCCGTGGAGGCCCGCAACAGCCTGGTGGCGGCCGCCCGGGAACTGGGCAAGCCGGCGGCGGCGATCAAGGTGGCGATCCGGCCCCTGGCGAAGTTCTGGCCGGCGGAGGGCTACCACCAGAACTACGCCAAGCGCAATGGCGTCCGGTACAACTACTACCGCTGGTCCTGCGGCCGCGACCGGCGCCTGGACGCGGTCTGGGGACGCCGGGCCCGCACCAGCCAGCGCTGGAAGGGCAGCTGA
- the purD gene encoding phosphoribosylamine--glycine ligase, whose amino-acid sequence MAPLTVTDPSPPSPVPARILVVGGGGRENALGWALARCPGVEQVLVAPGNGGTTALAGCGQLAIAESDHGALAAACRAHAIDLVVVGPEAPLAAGLADRLRSEGLAVFGPGADGALLEASKRWAKDLMQEAGVPTAGYWAATDRQQALEALERHGRPLVVKADGLAAGKGVTVADSLEQCRDAIEEVFAGRFQSAAPGEAAAPPSLVLEERLHGPEVSVFALTDGRSMVLLPPAQDHKRIGEGDTGPNTGGMGAYAPARLLDAAGQEQVRQRVLEPILAALRARGIDYRGVIFAGLMLTEAGLRVIEFNCRFGDPECETLMPLLGPELARVLLACATGRLAEAPPLTIEPRCSACVIAAAEGYPGEVRRGDPIHGDLGDDPDLQLFHAGSRRTEAGPVVTAGGRVLAVVAQADDFDTAFERAYDGLSRVGFEGMVYRRDIGHQVRSRRPALP is encoded by the coding sequence ATGGCCCCGTTGACCGTTACCGACCCTTCCCCCCCGTCCCCGGTGCCGGCCCGGATCCTGGTGGTGGGTGGCGGTGGCCGCGAGAACGCCCTGGGCTGGGCCCTGGCGCGCTGCCCGGGGGTCGAGCAGGTGCTGGTGGCCCCCGGCAACGGCGGCACCACCGCCCTGGCGGGCTGCGGCCAGCTGGCCATCGCCGAGAGCGACCATGGCGCCCTGGCGGCGGCCTGCCGCGCGCACGCCATCGACCTGGTGGTGGTGGGCCCGGAAGCGCCCCTGGCCGCCGGCCTGGCGGACCGGCTGCGGTCGGAGGGGCTGGCGGTCTTCGGCCCCGGTGCCGACGGGGCCCTGCTGGAGGCCAGCAAGCGCTGGGCCAAGGACCTGATGCAGGAAGCGGGCGTGCCCACGGCGGGGTACTGGGCGGCGACGGATCGCCAGCAGGCCCTGGAGGCGCTTGAGCGCCATGGCCGCCCCCTGGTGGTGAAGGCCGATGGCCTGGCTGCCGGCAAGGGCGTGACGGTGGCCGACAGCCTTGAGCAGTGCCGCGACGCCATTGAGGAGGTGTTCGCGGGCCGCTTCCAGAGCGCCGCCCCCGGTGAAGCCGCCGCCCCCCCCTCCCTGGTGCTGGAGGAGCGTCTGCACGGCCCGGAGGTGTCGGTGTTCGCCCTCACCGACGGCCGCTCCATGGTGCTGCTGCCCCCGGCCCAGGACCACAAGCGCATCGGCGAGGGGGACACGGGGCCGAACACCGGCGGCATGGGGGCCTACGCCCCCGCCCGGCTGCTGGATGCGGCTGGGCAGGAGCAGGTGCGCCAGCGGGTGCTGGAGCCGATCCTGGCGGCCCTGCGGGCCCGGGGCATCGACTATCGCGGCGTGATCTTCGCCGGCCTGATGCTCACCGAGGCCGGCCTGCGGGTGATCGAGTTCAACTGCCGCTTCGGGGATCCGGAGTGCGAGACCCTGATGCCCCTGCTCGGCCCGGAACTGGCTCGGGTGCTGCTGGCCTGCGCCACCGGCCGCCTGGCGGAGGCGCCTCCGTTGACGATCGAGCCCCGCTGCAGCGCCTGCGTGATCGCGGCCGCCGAGGGCTATCCCGGCGAGGTGCGTCGCGGTGATCCGATCCACGGCGACCTGGGAGACGACCCTGACCTGCAGCTGTTCCATGCCGGCAGTCGCCGCACCGAGGCGGGCCCTGTGGTCACGGCGGGCGGCCGGGTGCTGGCGGTGGTGGCCCAGGCCGACGACTTCGACACGGCCTTCGAGCGGGCCTATGACGGCCTGAGTCGGGTGGGTTTCGAGGGCATGGTCTACCGCCGCGACATCGGCCACCAGGTGCGGTCGCGACGCCCGGCCCTGCCATGA
- the lpxB gene encoding lipid-A-disaccharide synthase gives MVRLLVSTGEVSGDLQGSLLVQALHEEAARRSLPLDVVALGGSRMERAGARLLADTTKLGAIGLWEPIPLVIPTLKLQARVRRWLKQHPPDAVVLIDYMGANVNLGLRLRRLYPQVPITYYIAPQEWAFRLGDGGTTRLIGFTDRILAIFPEEASFYAARGAQVTWVGHPLIDTLQQQPSRQEARARLGLPQEAPVLLLLPASRRQELRYVLPPMAAAVALLQRQHPDLQVLLPAGLTGFETALQHAMEAAGATAVRVIPAGEADALRPLLCAAADAALTKSGTANLELALRGVPQVTGYRVSRPTAFLAKHVIHFNVAHISPVNLVLGERLVPELLQDAFTPDAILTALLPLFDPASGARERVLEGYVRLRQKLGEPGVTRRAAAAILEPFPGHPPCD, from the coding sequence ATGGTGCGACTGCTGGTCAGCACCGGAGAGGTCTCCGGTGATCTGCAGGGATCCCTGCTGGTCCAGGCCCTGCACGAGGAGGCCGCCCGCCGGTCGCTGCCCCTGGACGTGGTGGCCCTCGGCGGAAGCCGCATGGAACGGGCGGGGGCCCGGCTGCTGGCGGACACCACCAAGCTCGGGGCGATCGGCCTGTGGGAACCGATCCCGCTGGTCATTCCCACCCTCAAGCTGCAGGCCAGGGTGCGCCGCTGGCTGAAGCAGCACCCCCCCGACGCCGTGGTTCTGATCGACTACATGGGGGCCAACGTGAACCTGGGCCTGCGCCTGCGGCGGCTCTACCCCCAGGTGCCGATCACCTATTACATCGCTCCCCAGGAATGGGCCTTCCGCCTCGGCGACGGTGGCACCACCCGGCTGATCGGCTTCACCGACCGCATCCTGGCGATCTTCCCGGAGGAGGCCAGCTTCTACGCCGCACGCGGCGCCCAGGTCACCTGGGTGGGCCATCCCCTGATCGACACCCTCCAGCAACAACCCTCGCGCCAGGAGGCCCGAGCGCGGCTGGGCCTGCCCCAGGAGGCGCCGGTGCTGCTGCTGCTGCCCGCCTCGCGGCGGCAGGAGCTGCGCTACGTGCTGCCGCCCATGGCCGCCGCGGTCGCCCTGCTGCAGCGGCAGCATCCCGACCTGCAGGTGCTGCTTCCCGCCGGCCTGACGGGGTTCGAGACGGCCCTGCAGCACGCCATGGAGGCCGCCGGGGCCACCGCCGTGCGGGTGATCCCGGCCGGTGAGGCCGATGCCCTGCGGCCCCTGCTCTGTGCCGCGGCCGATGCCGCCCTGACCAAATCCGGCACCGCCAACCTGGAACTGGCCCTGCGGGGGGTGCCCCAGGTGACCGGCTACCGGGTGAGCCGGCCCACGGCGTTCCTGGCGAAACATGTGATCCACTTCAACGTGGCCCACATTTCCCCGGTGAACCTGGTGCTGGGGGAACGGCTCGTGCCGGAACTGCTCCAGGACGCTTTCACCCCGGACGCCATCCTGACGGCCCTGCTGCCCCTGTTCGATCCGGCCTCCGGGGCGCGGGAGCGGGTGCTGGAGGGCTACGTTCGTCTCAGGCAGAAGCTCGGTGAGCCGGGCGTCACCCGCCGGGCCGCCGCGGCGATTCTGGAACCCTTCCCGGGACACCCCCCATGCGATTGA